A portion of the Litorimonas taeanensis genome contains these proteins:
- a CDS encoding entericidin A/B family lipoprotein, with amino-acid sequence MEHLNAKNFLATLVALGAFSLTACNTVEGVGQDLESAGDKAEEVTRN; translated from the coding sequence ATGGAACATTTAAACGCAAAGAATTTTTTAGCGACTTTGGTGGCGCTCGGCGCTTTTTCCCTAACGGCCTGTAATACTGTTGAAGGCGTTGGCCAAGACCTTGAGAGCGCTGGCGATAAAGCCGAAGAAGTGACAAGAAATTGA
- the dapF gene encoding diaminopimelate epimerase, whose protein sequence is MKFLIMNGAGNRFAVFDAREQSDFTLSDAQTAAICAPGSDIMGPKGADQLIIMRAPKSGDADIFMEIRNQKGFEVDACGNATRCIAWLFMRDAETDNCVVQTNDALLQCKLVDTYQVAVDMGPPKLEWDQIPLEEPMHTHHIDVKVGPIDEPVLHNPGAVSMGNPHCVFFVEDFTTAKPEKVGPMIEFHPLFPQQANVGFAKVESKEKIRLKVWERGVGMTLACGTGACAAVVAAHRQKRTGRKVEVVVDGGTLYIDWQENDNHVIMTGPVALEKEGVI, encoded by the coding sequence ATGAAATTCTTAATCATGAATGGCGCAGGTAATAGATTTGCTGTTTTCGATGCCCGAGAACAAAGCGATTTCACCCTGTCTGATGCACAAACGGCGGCTATTTGTGCGCCTGGCAGTGATATTATGGGGCCAAAGGGCGCCGATCAGCTTATTATCATGCGCGCGCCAAAATCAGGTGACGCCGATATATTCATGGAAATTCGCAATCAAAAAGGCTTTGAAGTTGATGCCTGCGGCAATGCGACCCGCTGTATAGCTTGGCTTTTTATGCGCGATGCTGAAACGGACAATTGTGTTGTCCAAACCAATGATGCGCTTTTGCAGTGTAAACTGGTCGATACGTACCAAGTCGCCGTTGATATGGGCCCTCCAAAACTTGAATGGGATCAAATTCCACTCGAAGAACCCATGCATACCCATCATATTGATGTAAAAGTCGGCCCTATTGATGAGCCCGTCTTGCATAATCCCGGCGCGGTTAGCATGGGCAATCCGCATTGTGTTTTCTTTGTCGAGGACTTTACGACTGCGAAACCAGAAAAAGTCGGTCCCATGATAGAGTTTCACCCTCTCTTTCCCCAGCAAGCGAATGTTGGCTTTGCCAAAGTCGAGAGCAAAGAAAAGATTCGTTTAAAAGTCTGGGAACGCGGCGTGGGCATGACTCTCGCTTGCGGTACGGGAGCCTGCGCCGCAGTTGTCGCCGCGCACAGACAAAAACGTACAGGCCGTAAAGTAGAGGTCGTCGTTGATGGTGGCACATTATATATTGATTGGCAGGAAAATGATAATCACGTCATTATGACGGGCCCAGTTGCTTTGGAAAAAGAAGGCGTGATTTAA
- a CDS encoding glycine zipper family protein has product MKHSSLVALSALSLLGLSACATGGAAHNPIIDGPKDAVYHEDLAACRSYAEERRYDNSDVRTQALIGAGIGGVLGLLDAHHADEGDFFTGAIIGGLIGGGSEALETRGQRRDILLNCLAGRGHNVLG; this is encoded by the coding sequence ATGAAACATTCATCCCTTGTCGCGCTCAGCGCGCTTTCCCTGTTGGGCTTATCAGCCTGCGCCACAGGCGGCGCCGCACATAACCCGATAATCGACGGCCCCAAAGATGCCGTCTATCACGAAGACCTCGCCGCATGCCGAAGCTATGCCGAGGAACGGCGTTATGATAATTCAGATGTGCGAACCCAAGCGCTTATCGGGGCCGGCATTGGCGGCGTTTTGGGATTACTGGATGCTCACCATGCTGATGAAGGTGACTTTTTCACCGGCGCCATAATTGGCGGGCTTATAGGGGGCGGATCCGAAGCCTTAGAGACTCGGGGCCAAAGACGTGACATTTTGCTGAATTGTTTGGCGGGTCGCGGCCATAATGTCTTAGGTTAA
- a CDS encoding prolyl oligopeptidase family serine peptidase: protein MQLSKLKTSLLAGAAFLLTACSGNSLDETAENAANKMKDKAYTMINYETPGQTDADHLYLEEVLGEKALAEVKAWNQSTLDRLMADPRFEPMQAEALEILNSKDKIPYVSYRGGEVHNFWQDADHVRGIWRKSTLDSYLGDNTVWATVLDFDALAKAEDKNWVYKGNDCLGPDYTKCMVSLSDGGKDAVIRREFNADTGEFVEGGFVTEESKGTTSWLDEDSLVIGVDFGEGTMTDSGYPMIAKLWKRGTPLSEAIELGRGEKTDVGYWPGVFELSDGRREIVVSRSVTFYDSETFWVPVKDGKIGSPVKFPIPQKSNLGSEFKGQVLLSLNEDWRGFKSGDLVSFSIDDFMADGEIKDVNLVFSPDEKSSLNGYGATKSKVLMSVSRDVAGTAYAFDWDGKEWTSETLDFPANGSVNIGATNDKEDVAFISTESFLTPDTLWTFNTNTMEKAEAKSLPSWFDASNMVAEQFFATSTDGTKVPYFVVRNKETKMDGTNPTLLYGYGGFEISLNPSYSATRGKLWLERGGVYVLANIRGGGEYGPKWHQAGLKTNRQRIYDDFISVAEDLIAKDITSPAHLGVEGGSNGGLLTGVMYTQRPDLFNAAIVAVPLLDMMRFHTLLAGASWMGEYGNPEDAVEGKFLRSISPYHNIAPEGDYPEVFFITSTKDDRVHPAHARKAAKRMEDQGHDFLYYENIDGGHSAAANLKETAKRLALQHVYLMQKLKDGE, encoded by the coding sequence ATGCAATTGTCAAAACTAAAAACTAGCCTGCTCGCAGGGGCAGCATTCCTGCTTACAGCTTGCAGCGGTAACAGCTTGGATGAAACAGCCGAAAACGCGGCCAATAAGATGAAAGATAAAGCCTACACAATGATAAATTACGAAACGCCAGGTCAGACAGATGCAGACCATCTTTATCTGGAAGAAGTCTTAGGCGAAAAAGCGCTTGCCGAAGTGAAAGCTTGGAATCAATCAACCCTTGACCGCTTAATGGCCGATCCGCGTTTTGAGCCCATGCAGGCAGAAGCTCTCGAAATATTAAACTCAAAAGATAAGATTCCTTATGTGTCTTATCGCGGCGGAGAGGTGCATAATTTCTGGCAAGATGCTGATCATGTGCGCGGCATCTGGCGCAAATCAACTTTGGACAGCTATCTCGGCGATAATACGGTTTGGGCAACGGTGTTAGATTTTGATGCGCTCGCCAAGGCTGAAGATAAAAACTGGGTCTATAAAGGCAATGATTGCTTGGGGCCTGATTATACAAAATGTATGGTAAGCCTTTCTGATGGCGGTAAAGACGCCGTTATTCGCCGCGAATTTAATGCCGATACGGGCGAATTCGTAGAGGGCGGATTTGTGACCGAAGAAAGCAAAGGCACGACGTCGTGGCTTGATGAAGATAGCTTGGTTATCGGTGTCGATTTCGGTGAAGGCACGATGACAGATTCAGGCTACCCCATGATTGCAAAATTATGGAAACGCGGGACACCTCTATCAGAGGCCATAGAATTGGGCCGCGGAGAGAAAACTGATGTGGGTTATTGGCCCGGCGTTTTTGAGCTCTCTGATGGCCGCCGCGAAATTGTTGTATCGCGTTCTGTCACCTTTTATGATTCAGAGACATTCTGGGTCCCCGTTAAAGATGGCAAAATTGGCTCGCCTGTGAAATTCCCTATTCCACAGAAGTCAAACTTAGGCAGCGAATTTAAAGGCCAAGTGCTTTTGTCTCTAAACGAAGATTGGCGCGGATTTAAATCAGGTGACTTGGTCAGTTTCTCTATTGATGACTTTATGGCCGACGGCGAAATCAAAGATGTAAATTTGGTGTTCAGCCCTGATGAGAAATCTTCGCTGAATGGTTACGGCGCTACAAAATCAAAAGTCCTCATGAGCGTGTCTCGCGATGTTGCTGGAACGGCTTATGCTTTTGATTGGGACGGCAAAGAATGGACGAGTGAAACGCTAGATTTCCCGGCGAATGGCTCTGTCAATATTGGGGCGACGAATGACAAAGAAGATGTGGCTTTCATCAGCACTGAGAGCTTTCTGACCCCCGACACGCTATGGACATTTAATACAAACACGATGGAAAAGGCTGAGGCTAAATCCCTGCCATCATGGTTTGATGCGTCGAATATGGTGGCCGAGCAATTCTTTGCTACGTCAACAGATGGAACGAAAGTCCCTTATTTTGTTGTCCGTAATAAAGAGACGAAAATGGACGGCACGAACCCGACTTTGCTCTATGGTTATGGCGGCTTCGAAATCTCTTTGAATCCAAGCTATAGCGCCACGCGTGGTAAGCTTTGGCTAGAACGCGGCGGCGTTTATGTATTGGCAAATATTCGCGGCGGCGGAGAATATGGTCCGAAATGGCACCAAGCCGGTTTGAAAACTAATCGTCAACGTATCTATGATGACTTTATCTCAGTTGCCGAAGATTTGATTGCCAAAGACATAACTTCACCGGCGCATTTAGGTGTCGAAGGTGGGTCGAATGGCGGTTTGCTGACGGGTGTGATGTACACACAGCGCCCTGACTTGTTCAATGCAGCCATTGTTGCCGTGCCATTGCTTGATATGATGCGTTTCCACACACTCTTGGCTGGTGCGTCATGGATGGGTGAGTATGGTAATCCAGAAGATGCTGTCGAAGGCAAATTCCTACGCTCTATTTCGCCATATCATAATATTGCGCCAGAAGGGGACTACCCCGAAGTGTTCTTTATTACATCGACCAAAGATGATCGTGTTCATCCTGCACATGCCCGCAAAGCGGCAAAGCGGATGGAAGACCAAGGTCATGATTTCCTCTATTACGAAAATATTGATGGCGGTCATTCTGCGGCGGCGAATTTGAAAGAAACGGCGAAACGTCTGGCCTTGCAACATGTATATTTGATGCAAAAGCTTAAAGACGGCGAGTAA
- the fghA gene encoding S-formylglutathione hydrolase produces MTLTHLSEWTSFGGTLSVYEHESVITRTPMTFAVYTPKGEGPFPVLWYLSGLTCTWANVMEKAGLQRMAAELGLMIIAPDTSPRGDEVPNDTSYDLGQGAGFYLSATQAPWAEHYHMDRYITEELTQIIADNFQSDMSRQGITGHSMGGHGAITLHLKNPEQFKSCSAFSPITSPSRVPWGQKAFTAYLGKDETIWKAYDASALVKSGHTSSAHILIDTGTADNFREEQLKPELFVQACEASEQKLTSRLQDGYDHSYYFVASFIEDHLRWHAEALG; encoded by the coding sequence ATGACCTTAACCCATCTATCTGAATGGACATCTTTTGGCGGGACACTCTCTGTCTATGAGCATGAAAGTGTCATAACGCGCACGCCTATGACTTTTGCTGTTTACACCCCCAAAGGCGAAGGCCCTTTTCCTGTCTTATGGTACTTATCTGGCCTGACCTGCACATGGGCAAATGTCATGGAAAAGGCAGGGCTGCAAAGGATGGCAGCCGAGCTTGGCTTAATGATTATCGCCCCAGACACGTCTCCGCGCGGTGATGAAGTCCCTAATGATACGAGTTATGATTTGGGCCAAGGCGCTGGGTTTTACCTCTCCGCAACACAAGCCCCCTGGGCAGAGCATTACCATATGGACCGCTATATCACAGAAGAGCTAACCCAAATCATTGCGGATAATTTCCAATCGGATATGTCGCGCCAAGGGATTACAGGGCACAGCATGGGCGGCCACGGGGCGATTACGCTCCACCTTAAAAACCCGGAACAGTTTAAATCTTGTTCCGCTTTTTCGCCGATAACCTCACCCTCACGCGTCCCTTGGGGCCAAAAAGCTTTCACCGCTTATTTAGGGAAAGATGAAACAATATGGAAAGCTTATGACGCGAGCGCTCTGGTTAAGTCTGGGCACACATCTAGCGCGCATATTTTAATTGATACAGGTACGGCCGATAACTTCCGCGAGGAACAATTAAAACCTGAACTCTTTGTGCAGGCCTGTGAGGCATCTGAGCAAAAGCTCACATCACGTCTGCAAGACGGCTATGATCACAGCTATTATTTTGTCGCAAGTTTCATCGAAGACCATTTGCGCTGGCATGCCGAGGCTTTGGGTTAG
- a CDS encoding demethoxyubiquinone hydroxylase family protein, producing the protein MTKAKTKNPRIAEMLRVDHAGEYAAVAIYKGQKAVFGANPKTQHMAVQLQDMQDEEQKHLDAFDKLLVEREVRPTAMTPIWNVAGYGLGVVTALMGEKAAHACTEAVETVIEQHYDAQSKEIAEEEPELSATFREFREDELHHRDIALEGGAKEAPAYGLLSGIIRAGCLAAIRITEKV; encoded by the coding sequence ATGACTAAGGCCAAGACTAAAAACCCCCGCATTGCTGAAATGCTCCGTGTTGACCATGCCGGTGAATATGCCGCTGTAGCCATTTATAAAGGGCAAAAAGCCGTGTTTGGCGCGAACCCAAAAACACAGCACATGGCCGTTCAATTGCAAGACATGCAAGACGAAGAACAAAAACACTTGGATGCGTTTGATAAATTACTTGTCGAAAGAGAGGTGCGCCCCACCGCCATGACGCCAATTTGGAATGTCGCCGGCTATGGCCTCGGTGTTGTGACAGCGCTGATGGGCGAGAAAGCCGCCCACGCCTGTACCGAGGCTGTCGAAACTGTGATTGAACAACATTATGACGCGCAATCCAAAGAGATTGCTGAGGAAGAGCCAGAGCTGTCTGCAACCTTCCGAGAATTTCGCGAAGATGAACTTCACCACCGCGATATTGCCCTCGAAGGCGGCGCAAAAGAAGCGCCCGCTTACGGTCTTTTATCTGGCATTATTCGCGCAGGCTGCCTCGCCGCGATACGGATTACTGAAAAAGTCTAA
- a CDS encoding DUF6980 family protein, which produces MDDAIKYAAIDCKDYQMAIKAERQGDYIGEALLGQAQDHLHNCPNCQISCDVFRDHIAEWPLYSKTPEILEEACRVHFQNCQDCNDVMKQKGLEAKGIDWRNYPCVHIAYHVQHDCEAHETAWECSDTMLVQTGAGEYGLPIRDGGRAYVPISNCPWCGITLKR; this is translated from the coding sequence ATGGACGACGCAATTAAATATGCCGCCATTGATTGCAAAGACTATCAAATGGCGATTAAGGCTGAACGTCAGGGTGATTACATTGGCGAAGCACTTTTAGGTCAGGCACAAGACCATTTGCATAACTGCCCGAATTGCCAAATTTCCTGTGATGTTTTTCGCGATCATATTGCGGAGTGGCCTTTATATTCCAAAACCCCTGAAATTTTGGAGGAGGCCTGTAGAGTGCATTTCCAAAATTGCCAAGACTGTAATGATGTCATGAAGCAAAAGGGCTTGGAGGCAAAAGGCATTGATTGGCGAAATTATCCCTGTGTTCATATCGCCTATCACGTGCAACATGATTGCGAGGCACATGAAACAGCTTGGGAGTGTTCAGACACTATGCTCGTGCAAACTGGGGCAGGGGAATATGGATTACCCATTCGCGATGGCGGTCGGGCCTATGTTCCGATTTCCAATTGCCCTTGGTGCGGCATTACCCTCAAGCGTTAA
- a CDS encoding peptidase domain-containing ABC transporter produces the protein MVTHSRMTLFSNHKLPVILQTEMTECGLACMAMIGRYYGHDIDLNVMRRRHLISMTGSSLGSLMKIAGTLDLAPRPLRVELDQLEKVQTPAILHWDLNHYVVLKSVKGDKVTLIDPGIGLRVMSLSKVSKHFTGVAMELTPTAEFSAQDDRLRPHLSLLWSRLVGLKRAIFQTLSLSIVLQLIIIASPFYLQLVVDGALANKDVGLLLGLALGFGGLAILRAVSEAVRGWAILIYGNQMSLQMVGNVFRHLIRLPTRYFEKRHVGDIISRMSSTKPIQEALTQSVVSVLIDGVMAALMLVVMFLYAPILGMIVLASAALLIIATLLIYPHLRRTQEEAIFAKAVENTHVIESIRANTTVKLFGRESEREAAWRNLYTDFINASVDYGRYLILQKFAETLINGLQIVIVVWAAATLMMAEGSLFTLGMLVAFLAYRQYFTDSLSQLLQKGIEFRLLSLHLDRLSDIIFETAETQKSVSAEPHKIQGDIRLSDVSFRYAESDPWVLENTSLHIPAGAMVTLTGESGGGKTTLMKLMLGLYAPNSGRLEIDGKALEDIGLNHWRSQIGVVMQDDRLLSGTIADNISFFDPEMDMRRVQMAAASAQIHKTIAKLPMNYLSVVGDMGSILSGGQKQRLLLARALYQNPKVLFLDEGTANLDVETEKTIVEVIKDLNITRVIVAHRPAFIEASDSVITIN, from the coding sequence ATGGTTACTCACTCTCGGATGACTTTATTTTCTAACCATAAGCTTCCCGTCATTCTTCAAACCGAAATGACAGAATGTGGATTGGCCTGTATGGCCATGATTGGCCGTTATTATGGTCATGATATTGATTTAAATGTCATGCGGCGTCGGCATTTAATTTCCATGACAGGGAGTTCGCTGGGTAGTTTGATGAAAATTGCCGGTACGTTAGATCTCGCCCCTCGGCCTTTGCGCGTCGAATTAGATCAGCTTGAAAAAGTACAAACGCCAGCCATTTTGCATTGGGATTTAAATCATTATGTCGTGTTGAAATCGGTTAAAGGTGACAAAGTCACTCTTATCGATCCCGGTATCGGTTTGCGTGTCATGTCATTATCCAAAGTGTCAAAGCACTTTACGGGTGTAGCCATGGAGTTAACGCCTACAGCAGAGTTCTCAGCGCAAGATGATAGGCTGCGCCCGCATCTCTCACTGTTATGGTCGCGCCTTGTCGGTTTAAAACGCGCGATTTTTCAAACTCTCAGCCTCTCAATAGTCCTGCAATTAATCATTATTGCCAGCCCATTCTATCTACAATTAGTTGTTGATGGCGCCCTAGCAAATAAGGATGTCGGCCTGTTACTGGGACTGGCTCTGGGCTTTGGCGGGCTTGCAATTTTACGGGCCGTCAGTGAAGCCGTTCGAGGCTGGGCCATTTTAATCTATGGCAATCAGATGAGCCTGCAAATGGTCGGAAACGTCTTCCGGCATTTAATACGATTGCCCACACGTTATTTTGAAAAACGTCATGTCGGCGACATCATCAGCCGCATGAGCAGCACCAAACCCATTCAAGAAGCTCTCACACAATCCGTTGTCTCTGTATTAATTGATGGCGTTATGGCGGCGTTAATGTTGGTGGTCATGTTTCTTTATGCCCCCATATTAGGCATGATTGTCCTCGCGAGTGCGGCCTTGCTTATCATAGCAACTTTACTGATTTATCCGCATTTGCGCCGCACACAAGAAGAAGCCATTTTTGCCAAAGCCGTAGAAAACACGCATGTCATTGAATCTATTCGGGCCAATACCACAGTTAAGCTCTTTGGCCGAGAGTCTGAGCGCGAGGCCGCTTGGCGCAATCTTTACACAGACTTCATCAATGCGAGCGTTGATTATGGCCGCTATCTAATTTTACAAAAATTTGCCGAAACGCTCATTAATGGTCTTCAGATCGTTATTGTTGTTTGGGCGGCGGCGACGTTAATGATGGCAGAGGGTAGCCTTTTCACACTTGGTATGTTGGTGGCCTTTCTGGCCTATCGCCAATATTTCACGGATAGTCTCTCTCAGCTTTTGCAAAAAGGGATAGAGTTTCGTTTGCTTTCGCTTCATCTGGATCGCCTGTCCGATATTATATTTGAAACCGCGGAAACCCAAAAAAGCGTCTCTGCTGAACCGCATAAAATTCAAGGTGATATTCGCCTCAGCGATGTTAGCTTTCGCTATGCCGAATCTGATCCTTGGGTCTTAGAAAACACCTCTTTGCATATTCCTGCGGGCGCTATGGTGACCTTAACCGGGGAAAGCGGAGGCGGAAAAACAACCTTAATGAAACTCATGCTAGGCCTTTACGCGCCTAATAGCGGACGCCTTGAAATTGACGGTAAAGCCTTGGAGGATATTGGCCTTAATCACTGGCGGTCACAGATAGGGGTCGTCATGCAGGATGATCGCCTCTTATCAGGTACTATCGCCGATAATATTAGTTTTTTCGACCCGGAAATGGATATGAGGCGTGTTCAAATGGCGGCCGCTTCGGCGCAAATCCACAAAACTATCGCCAAATTACCGATGAACTATCTCTCGGTTGTGGGCGATATGGGCTCTATTTTATCAGGCGGACAAAAACAAAGGCTCCTCTTGGCCAGAGCTTTATACCAAAATCCAAAGGTACTTTTCTTGGATGAAGGCACAGCTAATTTGGATGTAGAGACGGAAAAAACCATTGTTGAGGTGATTAAAGATCTGAACATTACGCGCGTTATCGTCGCGCATCGCCCCGCATTTATAGAGGCTTCAGATTCTGTCATCACGATTAATTAA
- a CDS encoding histidine kinase dimerization/phosphoacceptor domain -containing protein, giving the protein MKADLLPWEDVRIEALRASHILDTPPDPRFDAITEYISEFCKAPVVLVSLVDKNRQWFKSNHGLEICETPRDQSICAHAILQSEIFIVPDTWEDERTRDNPLCTNEYMEGKPFRFYAGMPLFDEKNNPLGSLCILDYKPREFSPIEQKLLKVMASQVVTLIELNRHIYNQQILHDEMDHRVKNSLQSVISLIRLYASKADTDRNLSPMGREAFRAIKRRVESIALLHEELYQTDEIESVKLDTFLKKVNRLLEQSSPKQITHNMECTQMTVPSHQATAIGVIISEFSANSIKHAFPEGREGEISFSIKRDSEGQLIVNCRDNGIGGTSDDREDGGNSVEGLGLKLMEASASQIGGIMEKGPVEGGYGLDLTVPIIPHI; this is encoded by the coding sequence ATGAAGGCAGATCTCCTTCCTTGGGAAGATGTGCGGATAGAGGCGCTACGTGCGTCGCATATTCTTGACACGCCACCAGACCCGCGTTTTGATGCGATAACAGAATATATTTCTGAATTTTGTAAGGCGCCCGTCGTTCTCGTCAGCTTGGTCGATAAGAACCGGCAGTGGTTCAAATCTAATCATGGTTTAGAGATTTGCGAAACACCAAGAGACCAATCAATTTGTGCGCATGCCATATTACAGTCTGAAATATTCATCGTCCCCGATACATGGGAAGATGAGAGAACGCGCGACAATCCTTTATGTACGAATGAATATATGGAGGGGAAGCCTTTTCGATTTTATGCGGGCATGCCTTTATTTGATGAGAAAAATAATCCGCTAGGGTCACTTTGTATTCTTGATTACAAGCCCAGAGAATTCTCTCCGATTGAGCAAAAACTGCTCAAGGTTATGGCGTCTCAAGTTGTCACCTTAATCGAATTAAATCGGCATATTTATAACCAACAGATTTTACATGATGAAATGGATCATCGCGTCAAAAACTCATTGCAATCTGTCATTTCTCTTATCCGATTATATGCATCAAAAGCGGATACGGACAGAAATCTAAGCCCTATGGGAAGAGAGGCCTTTCGCGCCATTAAAAGGCGCGTGGAATCAATCGCTCTGCTACATGAAGAACTCTACCAAACCGATGAAATTGAATCGGTCAAGTTAGATACATTTTTAAAAAAGGTGAATCGATTGCTGGAACAATCTTCGCCAAAGCAAATCACCCACAATATGGAATGCACTCAAATGACGGTGCCCTCGCATCAAGCGACAGCCATTGGTGTTATTATCAGTGAATTCTCTGCGAATTCAATCAAACACGCCTTTCCAGAGGGACGGGAAGGTGAAATCTCATTCTCAATTAAGCGGGATAGTGAAGGGCAATTAATTGTCAATTGCCGTGATAATGGCATTGGCGGAACCAGCGATGATAGAGAGGATGGCGGCAATTCTGTAGAGGGATTAGGGCTAAAGCTCATGGAGGCGTCAGCATCCCAAATCGGCGGTATTATGGAGAAAGGCCCCGTTGAAGGCGGGTATGGTTTGGATTTAACCGTGCCTATTATCCCTCATATTTAG